A genomic window from Anaeromusa acidaminophila DSM 3853 includes:
- a CDS encoding 4Fe-4S dicluster domain-containing protein produces MAKIVVLPEYCKSCGLCIEACPKQVLAQGEKTNAKGYFPVTPVKPEACVGCGLCATMCPDIAIEIYR; encoded by the coding sequence ATGGCAAAAATTGTGGTGCTTCCGGAATACTGTAAAAGTTGCGGTTTATGTATTGAGGCGTGTCCCAAGCAAGTTTTGGCGCAAGGGGAGAAGACCAATGCCAAAGGGTATTTTCCTGTGACGCCAGTAAAGCCGGAGGCCTGTGTCGGCTGCGGCCTATGCGCCACGATGTGTCCGGATATTGCAATTGAAATCTATCGGTAG